One window of the Enterobacter huaxiensis genome contains the following:
- a CDS encoding L-threonylcarbamoyladenylate synthase, which translates to MSQFFYIHPDNPQARLINQAVEIVRKGGVIVYPTDSGYALGCKIEDKGAMERICRIRQLPDGHNFTLMCRDLSELSTYAYVDNVAFRLIKNNTPGNYTFILKGTKEVPRRLLQEKRKTIGMRVPSNPIAQALLETLGEPMLSTSLMLPGSEFTESDPEEIKDRLEKVVELIIHGGYLGQQPTTVVDLTEDAPEVIREGVGDVKPFL; encoded by the coding sequence ATGAGTCAGTTTTTTTATATCCATCCGGATAACCCACAGGCGCGTTTGATCAACCAGGCCGTGGAGATCGTCCGTAAGGGCGGCGTTATCGTCTACCCAACCGATTCCGGCTACGCGCTGGGCTGCAAAATTGAAGACAAAGGGGCGATGGAGCGTATCTGCCGCATTCGCCAGCTGCCGGACGGCCACAACTTTACCCTGATGTGCCGCGACCTTTCCGAGCTGTCGACCTATGCTTACGTCGACAACGTCGCATTTCGCCTGATTAAGAACAACACGCCCGGCAACTACACCTTCATTCTGAAAGGGACGAAAGAAGTGCCGCGACGTTTGCTGCAAGAAAAACGTAAAACAATCGGTATGCGCGTGCCGTCGAACCCGATTGCGCAAGCGCTGCTGGAAACCCTCGGCGAACCAATGCTCTCTACCTCACTGATGCTGCCGGGCAGCGAGTTTACTGAATCCGATCCGGAAGAGATTAAAGATCGTCTGGAGAAGGTGGTTGAGCTGATCATTCACGGCGGTTACCTTGGCCAGCAGCCGACGACAGTCGTCGACCTGACCGAAGACGCGCCGGAAGTGATTCGTGAAGGCGTGGGCGATGTTAAGCCTTTCTTGTAA
- the rluB gene encoding 23S rRNA pseudouridine(2605) synthase RluB produces MSEKLQKVLARAGHGSRREIEAIIEAGRVSVDGKIATLGDRVEIVPGLKIRIDGHLISVKESAEQICRVLAYYKPEGELCTRNDPEGRPTVFDRLPKLRGARWIAVGRLDVNTCGLLLFTTDGELANRLMHPSREVEREYAVRVFGQVDENKLRDLSRGVQLEDGPAAFKTIKFTGGEGINQWYNVTLTEGRNREVRRLWEAVGVQVSRLIRVRYGDILLPKGLPRGGYTELDLTQTNYLRELVGLTPETTSKVAVEKDRRRMKANQIRRAVKRHSQVNSNRRSGSRNNNG; encoded by the coding sequence ATGAGCGAGAAGTTACAGAAAGTGCTGGCGCGCGCCGGCCACGGTTCACGCCGTGAAATCGAAGCCATTATTGAAGCGGGCCGCGTGAGTGTGGACGGTAAAATCGCCACGCTGGGTGACCGCGTTGAAATCGTGCCGGGGCTGAAAATCCGTATTGACGGGCATCTCATCTCCGTAAAAGAGTCCGCTGAACAGATCTGTCGCGTGCTGGCTTACTACAAGCCGGAAGGCGAGCTGTGTACCCGCAATGACCCTGAAGGTCGCCCGACGGTATTCGACCGTCTGCCTAAACTGCGCGGCGCCCGCTGGATTGCCGTGGGTCGCCTGGACGTGAACACCTGCGGTCTGCTGCTGTTTACCACCGATGGTGAACTGGCAAACCGTCTGATGCACCCAAGCCGTGAAGTTGAACGCGAATACGCCGTGCGTGTCTTCGGCCAGGTTGATGAAAATAAGCTGCGCGACCTGTCGCGTGGCGTTCAGCTGGAAGATGGCCCTGCGGCGTTCAAAACCATCAAATTCACCGGCGGCGAAGGCATCAACCAGTGGTACAACGTGACCCTGACCGAAGGCCGTAACCGCGAGGTTCGTCGCCTGTGGGAAGCGGTAGGCGTGCAGGTTAGCCGCCTGATCCGCGTCCGCTATGGTGATATCCTGCTGCCGAAAGGGTTACCGCGTGGCGGCTATACCGAACTGGATCTGACCCAGACTAACTACCTGCGCGAGCTGGTAGGGTTAACGCCGGAAACCACCTCTAAAGTGGCGGTGGAGAAAGATCGTCGTCGCATGAAAGCGAACCAGATCCGTCGTGCGGTGAAACGCCATAGTCAGGTGAACAGTAATCGCCGCTCTGGCAGTCGTAATAACAACGGTTAA
- the cobO gene encoding cob(I)yrinic acid a,c-diamide adenosyltransferase, whose protein sequence is MSEERHQQRQQRLKEQVDARVAAAQDERGIVIVFTGNGKGKTTAAFGTATRAVGHGQKVGVIQFIKGEWPNGERNLLEPHGVEFQVMATGFTWDTQNRETDTAACQAVWEHAKRMLADPALNMVLLDEITYMVAYDYLPLEAVLEALKNRPAHQTVIITGRGCHRDILELADTVSELRPVKHAFDAGIKAQIGIDY, encoded by the coding sequence ATGAGTGAAGAACGTCACCAGCAGCGTCAGCAGCGCCTGAAAGAACAGGTTGATGCTCGCGTAGCGGCCGCGCAGGACGAGCGCGGTATCGTCATCGTCTTTACCGGCAACGGCAAGGGCAAAACTACGGCCGCATTTGGCACCGCCACGCGCGCCGTCGGACACGGGCAGAAGGTGGGCGTGATTCAGTTCATTAAAGGCGAATGGCCTAACGGTGAGCGTAATTTACTGGAGCCGCACGGCGTTGAATTCCAGGTGATGGCGACAGGCTTTACGTGGGATACGCAAAACCGGGAAACTGATACCGCCGCCTGCCAGGCCGTCTGGGAGCATGCCAAACGTATGCTGGCCGACCCCGCGCTCAATATGGTGCTGCTGGATGAGATAACCTATATGGTGGCCTATGACTACCTGCCGCTGGAAGCCGTACTGGAGGCGTTAAAAAACCGTCCTGCGCATCAGACGGTGATTATTACGGGGCGCGGTTGCCATCGGGATATTCTGGAGCTTGCGGACACCGTCAGCGAGCTGCGTCCGGTTAAACATGCTTTTGATGCAGGTATCAAGGCGCAAATCGGCATTGATTATTAA
- a CDS encoding YciK family oxidoreductase, which yields MHYQPQKNLLQNRIILVTGASDGIGREAALTYSEYGASVILTGRNEEKLKGVAQEIERAGGTPTPWYTLDLLTCTPETCRALAQRIGAHYPRLDGVLHNAGLLGEVRPMDEQDPEVWQQVMQVNVNGTFFLTQALFPLLLNSESGSLVFTSSSVGRQGRANWGAYAASKFATEGMMQVLAEEYQSRHLRVNCINPGGTRTKMRASAFPTEDPQKLKTPADIMPVYLWLMGDDSRRKTGMTFDAQPGRKPGISQ from the coding sequence GTGCATTATCAACCGCAAAAAAATCTGCTGCAGAACCGGATTATTCTGGTCACCGGGGCCAGCGACGGGATTGGTCGCGAAGCCGCGCTGACCTATTCTGAATATGGCGCGAGCGTCATCCTGACAGGCCGTAACGAAGAAAAGTTGAAAGGCGTCGCGCAGGAAATTGAACGGGCGGGCGGCACGCCAACTCCCTGGTATACCCTCGATTTGCTCACCTGCACGCCCGAAACGTGCAGAGCCCTCGCGCAGCGTATCGGCGCGCACTATCCACGACTGGACGGCGTTTTACATAATGCTGGCCTGTTAGGTGAAGTTCGCCCGATGGACGAGCAGGACCCGGAGGTCTGGCAGCAGGTCATGCAGGTGAATGTTAATGGAACCTTCTTCCTGACCCAGGCATTGTTTCCTTTATTACTCAATTCGGAATCCGGTTCGCTGGTCTTCACCTCCTCCAGCGTGGGCCGTCAGGGCCGGGCCAACTGGGGAGCCTATGCGGCCTCAAAATTTGCCACAGAAGGAATGATGCAGGTGCTGGCCGAAGAGTATCAAAGCCGTCATCTGCGCGTGAACTGCATTAACCCCGGCGGTACCCGCACGAAAATGCGCGCCAGCGCGTTCCCGACGGAAGATCCGCAGAAGCTTAAAACGCCCGCAGATATTATGCCGGTCTATCTCTGGCTGATGGGCGACGACAGCCGCCGCAAAACCGGGATGACCTTTGACGCCCAGCCGGGCCGTAAACCGGGGATATCGCAATGA
- the sohB gene encoding protease SohB, translating to MELLSQYGLFLAKIATVVIAIAVIAVLIVNLTQRKRQRGELRITRLSEQYQEMQEEMSLALLDEHQQKQWLKAQKKKHKQEAKTAKAKAKSNTPPTDVKPRVYVLDFKGSMDAHEVTSLREEVTAVLAVARAQDQVVVRLESPGGVVHGYGLAASQLQRLRDKQIPLTVAVDKVAASGGYMMACVADKIVAAPFSIIGSIGVVAQIPNFNRFLKNKEIDIELHTAGQYKRTLTLLGENTEEGRQKFREDLNETHHLFKDFVHRMRPALDIEQVATGEHWYGTQAREKGLVDDVGTSDDLLLNLMEGRELVGVRFTQRKRLLDRFTNSAAESADRLLLRWLQRGQKPLL from the coding sequence GTGGAATTACTTTCTCAATATGGGTTGTTTTTGGCCAAAATCGCGACGGTGGTGATCGCCATCGCGGTGATAGCCGTTCTGATTGTTAACCTGACGCAGCGCAAGCGTCAGCGTGGTGAGTTACGCATTACCCGCCTGAGCGAGCAGTATCAAGAGATGCAGGAAGAGATGTCGCTGGCGCTGCTGGACGAGCATCAGCAAAAGCAGTGGCTGAAAGCGCAGAAGAAAAAGCACAAGCAGGAAGCGAAAACTGCAAAGGCGAAAGCGAAGAGCAATACGCCACCGACGGACGTAAAACCGCGCGTTTATGTGCTCGATTTTAAAGGCAGCATGGATGCGCATGAGGTCACCTCGCTGCGTGAAGAGGTAACGGCCGTACTTGCTGTCGCCAGAGCGCAGGATCAGGTGGTTGTGCGTCTGGAAAGCCCGGGCGGCGTGGTGCATGGTTACGGGCTGGCCGCATCACAGCTTCAGCGCCTGCGTGACAAGCAGATCCCGCTCACCGTGGCGGTGGATAAAGTCGCGGCAAGCGGCGGCTATATGATGGCCTGCGTGGCGGATAAAATTGTCGCGGCACCGTTCTCTATCATTGGCTCTATCGGTGTTGTTGCCCAGATCCCCAACTTTAACCGCTTCCTGAAAAACAAAGAGATCGACATCGAGCTGCATACGGCAGGCCAGTACAAACGTACCCTGACGCTTCTGGGCGAAAATACGGAGGAGGGCCGTCAGAAATTCCGTGAAGATCTGAATGAAACGCATCACCTCTTTAAAGACTTTGTGCACCGTATGCGCCCAGCGCTGGATATTGAACAGGTTGCTACCGGTGAACACTGGTACGGTACGCAGGCCCGGGAGAAAGGGCTTGTTGATGACGTCGGCACCAGTGACGATCTGTTGCTGAACCTGATGGAAGGGCGTGAGCTCGTTGGCGTGCGCTTTACGCAGCGTAAACGGCTTCTTGACCGTTTCACCAACAGCGCCGCTGAAAGCGCCGACCGCCTGCTCCTGCGCTGGCTGCAGCGCGGTCAGAAGCCGCTGCTGTAA